Proteins found in one Exiguobacterium sp. 9-2 genomic segment:
- the ezrA gene encoding septation ring formation regulator EzrA, with product MWAWVIGVIVIVLLVMLFSMISRKKYYTKIDELDMRKQGIVSASIPKELQDLKQLPMAGETETKFSSWHQAWEELLTVHVAQIDETLYRAEEALDKYRFIAVKNDLEVTEQLIAELEGLIDEMLVEMSTFKTNQSVLAELKAQGEADSGQVRKSLLIQANSFGPALARLEERSEQINAHWNEMCQYEASGEVTKAYETSLLLEQEVATTRQLVELVPKQWKILAHELRQRIDQLGAGYKEMSLDGYPLEPLGLQSEIKRFEEQRLSLSEKIEMLEVDGLEEAIQQLSADVDQMYDTFRREVDARHQVKKENQSLKQKALRMRERIHQLAQEFSILREKYEISADLGIHYETIQRDEELLFEAAKDLDESIAGKIIPFSMLEDQMRDAIRLEEQLMIQYERFTVELQALRKEETEVRERIVEWRHQLSQTRLRLKRLGLPNLPTEVEEALRNANRSLQTLETRLEELPFNVRSIVAQSQDVQETFKHVQERLDTLVFEVTYAERLVQYANRYRRHDNEIHMSLTIAETKFLAGDYERTIVLAERVLNEYDPDAIERIKRSCAPEETLHV from the coding sequence ATGTGGGCATGGGTGATCGGAGTCATCGTCATCGTATTACTCGTCATGCTATTCAGCATGATCAGTCGAAAAAAATACTACACGAAAATCGATGAACTTGATATGCGCAAACAAGGCATCGTCAGTGCATCGATTCCAAAGGAGTTGCAGGACTTAAAGCAACTACCGATGGCGGGTGAGACGGAGACGAAGTTCAGCTCCTGGCATCAAGCGTGGGAAGAGTTGTTAACGGTCCACGTCGCCCAAATCGATGAAACCCTTTACCGAGCGGAAGAAGCGCTCGATAAATACCGGTTCATCGCCGTCAAGAATGACCTTGAAGTAACGGAACAATTGATTGCGGAACTCGAAGGATTGATCGATGAGATGCTCGTCGAGATGTCGACGTTCAAAACGAATCAATCGGTTTTAGCAGAGTTGAAAGCGCAAGGGGAAGCTGATTCTGGGCAAGTTCGGAAATCGTTATTGATCCAAGCGAACTCATTCGGTCCGGCGCTCGCGCGTCTGGAGGAACGAAGTGAACAAATCAACGCGCACTGGAATGAGATGTGTCAATACGAAGCTTCGGGTGAAGTGACGAAGGCGTACGAAACAAGCTTGTTGCTTGAGCAAGAAGTAGCGACGACGCGTCAGCTTGTTGAACTCGTGCCGAAACAATGGAAGATTCTCGCACATGAATTGCGTCAACGGATTGATCAGCTCGGAGCGGGTTATAAGGAAATGTCGTTAGATGGGTATCCGCTTGAACCACTCGGTCTTCAATCTGAGATCAAACGGTTCGAGGAACAACGTCTGAGCCTTTCTGAAAAAATCGAGATGCTTGAAGTCGATGGTTTAGAAGAAGCGATTCAACAGTTATCAGCCGACGTTGATCAAATGTACGATACGTTCCGTCGTGAAGTTGATGCACGTCATCAAGTGAAAAAAGAAAATCAATCCTTGAAACAAAAAGCATTACGGATGCGCGAACGGATTCATCAATTGGCGCAAGAGTTCAGTATCTTACGTGAAAAGTATGAAATCTCAGCAGATCTTGGAATTCACTACGAAACGATCCAGCGTGACGAAGAGCTACTATTTGAAGCGGCAAAAGATCTCGATGAGTCGATTGCTGGGAAAATCATTCCGTTCAGTATGCTCGAAGATCAAATGCGCGATGCGATTCGCTTAGAGGAACAGTTGATGATTCAGTACGAACGCTTTACGGTCGAACTTCAAGCGCTTCGAAAAGAAGAGACAGAAGTGCGCGAACGGATCGTCGAATGGCGTCATCAGCTCTCGCAAACACGTCTTCGTCTGAAACGACTTGGATTACCGAACTTACCAACGGAAGTTGAAGAAGCACTACGTAATGCGAATCGTTCGCTACAGACGCTTGAGACACGGCTCGAAGAGTTACCGTTTAATGTCCGATCGATCGTTGCACAAAGCCAAGACGTCCAAGAAACGTTTAAACATGTGCAAGAACGGTTAGATACATTAGTGTTCGAAGTCACGTACGCCGAACGGCTCGTCCAGTATGCGAACCGATACCGTCGCCACGACAATGAGATACATATGTCGCTGACGATCGCGGAAACGAAGTTCTTAGCGGGAGACTATGAACGTACGATCGTCTTAGCGGAACGTGTCCTAAATGAATACGATCCGGACGCGATCGAACGCATTAAACGATCGTGTGCACCAGAGGAAACGTTGCACGTTTAA
- a CDS encoding biotin transporter BioY — MKTRDLTFIALGAAIIAAVSSLPQIQLVGAVPITLQMLAIMTVSAILGGKRGGLAVLIFLLLAAAGLPVLGGKGGLAPFVGPTVGYLIAFPIAGFFIGLIAEKTRRFVPLFIGMIVFGLGLVYLLGTFGLMAVLDLSFKDAFAINYPFVLWDTIKAVIATTIAVRLLPLRLFRTA, encoded by the coding sequence ATGAAAACAAGAGATTTAACGTTCATCGCCCTTGGTGCTGCCATCATCGCAGCCGTCAGCTCTTTGCCGCAGATCCAACTGGTCGGCGCCGTTCCGATCACACTTCAGATGCTCGCAATCATGACGGTCAGTGCCATTCTCGGTGGAAAACGCGGTGGACTTGCTGTCTTGATCTTCTTATTGCTCGCAGCTGCTGGTCTCCCTGTTCTCGGCGGAAAAGGTGGACTTGCTCCATTCGTCGGACCAACTGTTGGGTATTTGATCGCCTTTCCGATTGCCGGATTCTTCATCGGTCTCATCGCTGAAAAAACACGTCGTTTCGTCCCCCTCTTCATCGGGATGATCGTCTTCGGACTTGGTTTAGTCTACTTGCTCGGAACATTCGGTCTGATGGCTGTACTCGATCTGTCGTTCAAAGATGCTTTTGCGATCAACTATCCTTTCGTCTTATGGGATACGATCAAAGCCGTCATTGCCACGACGATCGCCGTTCGCTTGTTGCCACTTCGCTTATTCCGGACAGCTTAA
- a CDS encoding amidohydrolase: protein MGTLYVNGLIRTMAHEEDVHSAMFVEKTRIIAMGEEGKLRRRFGRRIDQIQDLNGKAVYPAFTDAHIHLIGYGEAINRVDASRYTTLEALGQAFLKAEPINGIHVAEGYDETKLDRAPTKAWLNQLFPDAPALLKRTDRHTALVNDVLFQQLGYKASTVIDGGKIGLSDNGEADGFLYDAALEPLYALQAGNLERNKSSLRSAIKSLYQYGIIAAHTEDLSYHGDVAEILQAYKEVTEETGFHTHLLVHHLVIDEFVQQQPILPSTMSIGAMKLFVDGALGGRTALLGRGYSDDPTTRGIEVHTPEQLEQLVKRARSYGFTVAAHVIGDLAIERFVQVLEKYPAPKGKRDRIIHATVVRPETLARIRKLPVLIDVQPVFLLDDADFIVDRLGLNRLDWSYRLRSLAETGALLCGGADAPISDPDVRRSLYAATEGTAGRVNKANETLSMYEALLLFTKNPHLATETHGRKGLLLPGYDADFVIFEEDFYRLRGEAILNNRLVETVQAGKIVYQAEATLV, encoded by the coding sequence ATGGGAACACTATACGTAAACGGATTGATTCGAACGATGGCACATGAAGAGGACGTCCATTCAGCGATGTTCGTCGAGAAGACGCGGATCATCGCAATGGGGGAGGAAGGAAAACTACGTCGACGTTTCGGTAGACGTATTGATCAGATTCAAGACTTGAACGGAAAAGCTGTTTATCCAGCCTTCACAGACGCACATATTCATCTGATTGGCTACGGGGAAGCGATCAACCGTGTCGATGCCTCGCGTTATACGACGCTTGAAGCATTAGGACAAGCTTTCCTCAAGGCAGAACCAATCAATGGGATTCACGTAGCGGAAGGATATGACGAAACGAAACTTGACCGTGCGCCGACAAAAGCATGGCTGAATCAGTTGTTCCCGGACGCTCCCGCCTTATTAAAACGGACAGACCGGCATACCGCACTTGTCAACGATGTTTTATTCCAACAGCTCGGCTATAAAGCATCGACTGTCATCGATGGTGGAAAGATCGGCTTATCGGATAACGGCGAAGCTGACGGATTTTTGTACGATGCGGCGCTTGAACCTTTGTATGCGTTACAAGCTGGAAACTTAGAGCGAAACAAATCGTCACTCCGATCAGCAATCAAGAGTTTGTATCAATACGGCATCATTGCGGCACACACAGAAGATTTATCGTATCACGGAGATGTCGCGGAAATCCTCCAAGCATATAAAGAAGTGACAGAAGAGACAGGCTTCCATACACATCTACTCGTTCATCATCTTGTTATCGATGAGTTCGTGCAACAGCAACCAATTTTGCCATCAACGATGTCAATTGGTGCGATGAAACTATTCGTCGACGGCGCACTCGGAGGACGGACAGCTCTTCTCGGTCGTGGTTATTCTGATGATCCGACGACACGTGGTATCGAAGTGCATACACCAGAACAACTCGAACAACTCGTCAAGCGTGCACGTAGTTACGGGTTTACAGTTGCGGCACATGTCATCGGTGATTTAGCGATTGAACGATTCGTACAGGTGCTCGAGAAATATCCAGCACCAAAAGGCAAGCGGGATCGGATCATTCATGCGACGGTCGTTCGACCAGAAACGCTTGCACGAATTCGGAAGTTACCGGTCTTGATTGACGTTCAACCGGTCTTTTTACTGGATGACGCAGACTTTATCGTCGATCGACTCGGATTGAACCGCTTAGACTGGAGTTATCGTTTACGTTCGTTAGCTGAGACCGGCGCATTATTATGCGGTGGGGCAGATGCGCCGATCTCTGACCCCGATGTCCGGCGTTCCCTGTATGCAGCGACGGAAGGAACAGCGGGACGTGTCAATAAGGCGAATGAGACGTTATCGATGTACGAAGCCTTGTTACTCTTTACGAAAAATCCACATCTCGCGACCGAGACACATGGACGCAAAGGATTACTCCTACCAGGATACGATGCCGATTTCGTCATCTTTGAAGAAGACTTCTATCGCTTGCGTGGTGAAGCCATCTTGAATAACCGTTTAGTGGAGACTGTCCAAGCTGGTAAAATCGTCTATCAGGCAGAAGCAACCTTAGTTTGA
- the tyrS gene encoding tyrosine--tRNA ligase, with product MTLLEDLEFRGLINQMTDEEGLKTLLENPTTLYTGFDPTADSLHIGHLLPILVLKRFQQAGHHVVGLVGGATGMIGDPSGRATERSLNTSDIVEEFANRIKDQLSRFLPLEGENPVTIANNLDWTKDLTIIDFLRDIGKHFPVSYMLAKDSVDSRLQNGISFTEFSYMLLQSFDFLKLYEDKGCRLQVGGSDQWGNITAGMELIRRAGHEEKAFGLTVPLVTKADGQKFGKTAGGAVWLDADKTSPYEFYQFWFNVDDLDVIKFLKYFTFLTHEELDALAEEVKAAPEKRVAQRRLAEEMTVLVHGEEGLTQAQRITTALFSGDIKSLQVEDIEDAFKGMPRFTLGESNNLVDVLVEAKISPSKRQAREDVTNGAIYLNGEREQDLTKEITESDAIGRFTIVRRGKKKYFVVEHA from the coding sequence ATGACGTTATTAGAGGATTTAGAATTTCGCGGGTTAATTAACCAAATGACAGATGAAGAAGGGCTGAAAACATTACTCGAGAATCCGACGACGCTTTACACAGGCTTCGATCCAACAGCAGATTCACTTCACATCGGACACTTGTTGCCGATTTTAGTCTTAAAAAGATTCCAACAAGCGGGTCACCATGTCGTAGGTCTCGTTGGAGGGGCAACTGGGATGATTGGGGATCCGAGTGGTCGTGCAACGGAACGGTCATTGAACACATCGGATATCGTCGAAGAGTTCGCGAATCGGATTAAAGATCAACTGTCACGTTTCTTACCACTTGAAGGTGAAAATCCGGTCACGATCGCCAATAACTTAGACTGGACGAAAGATTTGACAATCATCGATTTCTTACGTGATATCGGAAAACACTTCCCGGTCAGCTACATGCTTGCGAAGGACTCTGTTGATTCACGTCTTCAAAACGGTATCTCATTCACTGAGTTCTCATACATGTTACTTCAATCGTTTGACTTCTTGAAACTTTACGAAGACAAAGGATGCCGTCTTCAAGTAGGAGGTAGTGATCAGTGGGGGAACATCACAGCAGGAATGGAGCTGATTCGTCGTGCTGGTCATGAAGAAAAAGCATTCGGATTGACAGTACCGCTCGTTACGAAAGCGGATGGTCAGAAATTCGGTAAGACAGCTGGCGGTGCGGTCTGGTTAGATGCTGATAAAACGTCACCGTACGAGTTCTACCAGTTCTGGTTCAATGTAGACGATCTCGACGTCATCAAGTTCTTGAAATACTTCACGTTCTTGACGCACGAAGAACTCGATGCACTTGCAGAAGAAGTCAAGGCAGCACCAGAGAAGCGCGTCGCACAACGTCGTCTTGCAGAAGAAATGACGGTTCTCGTCCACGGTGAAGAAGGTCTGACACAAGCACAACGTATTACGACGGCACTCTTTAGCGGAGATATTAAATCGTTGCAAGTCGAAGATATCGAAGATGCCTTCAAAGGCATGCCACGCTTTACACTCGGCGAATCAAACAACCTCGTCGACGTGCTCGTTGAGGCGAAGATTAGTCCGTCAAAACGTCAGGCACGTGAAGACGTCACGAACGGTGCGATCTACCTCAACGGAGAACGCGAGCAAGACTTAACGAAAGAAATCACTGAATCAGATGCAATCGGTCGCTTTACGATCGTACGTCGCGGAAAGAAAAAATACTTCGTCGTCGAGCATGCTTGA
- the rpsD gene encoding 30S ribosomal protein S4 — MARYTGPAWKLSRRLGISLTETGKEIAKRPYAPGQHGNSRRKMSEYGLQLQAKQTLRHMYGVNERQFNRMFNDAGKMPGIHGENFMFLLETRLDNVVYRMGMARTRRAARQLVNHGHIQVDGARVDIPSFRVKPGQTISVREKSKNFVVIKEALEVAPATKDFVTFDAEKLEGTFVRLPERSELNDQIQEQLVVEYYSR; from the coding sequence ATGGCTCGCTATACAGGTCCAGCTTGGAAACTTTCACGTCGTCTCGGTATCTCACTTACTGAAACAGGAAAAGAAATCGCAAAACGTCCGTACGCTCCAGGACAACACGGTAACAGCCGTCGTAAAATGTCTGAGTACGGTCTTCAACTTCAAGCGAAGCAAACGCTTCGTCACATGTACGGAGTAAACGAACGCCAATTCAACCGTATGTTCAACGATGCTGGCAAAATGCCTGGTATTCACGGTGAGAACTTCATGTTCTTACTTGAAACACGTCTTGATAACGTCGTTTACCGTATGGGTATGGCTCGTACACGTCGTGCTGCTCGTCAGCTCGTCAACCACGGTCACATCCAAGTTGATGGCGCTCGCGTCGACATCCCGTCGTTCCGCGTGAAACCAGGTCAAACGATCTCAGTTCGCGAAAAATCGAAGAACTTTGTCGTTATCAAAGAAGCACTCGAAGTTGCTCCAGCAACTAAAGACTTCGTTACTTTCGATGCTGAGAAGCTCGAAGGAACGTTCGTCCGTCTTCCTGAGCGTTCTGAATTGAACGATCAAATCCAAGAACAACTCGTCGTCGAGTACTACTCACGTTAA
- a CDS encoding GAF domain-containing protein, with protein sequence MFETKTYEGDRTKQYDMLSKQLDALLMGEDNQVANLSNASALLNQFLDRINWVGFYLTDTEQNQLVLGPFQGLPACVRIPFGRGVCGTSAAEQTTQRIEDVHQFPGHIACDAASNSEIVIPLVKDGQTIGVLDIDSPEFNRFDEVDQAGLEAFCTTLLRHL encoded by the coding sequence ATGTTCGAAACAAAGACATATGAAGGTGACCGGACGAAACAATATGACATGCTGTCAAAACAACTCGATGCGTTATTAATGGGAGAAGACAATCAAGTCGCGAACTTATCGAATGCGAGCGCGTTACTCAACCAATTCCTCGACCGTATCAACTGGGTCGGCTTCTATTTGACGGATACCGAGCAAAACCAACTCGTCCTCGGACCATTCCAAGGACTTCCAGCATGCGTCCGTATTCCATTCGGTCGTGGTGTTTGCGGAACGTCCGCAGCAGAACAAACGACACAACGGATCGAAGACGTTCATCAATTCCCAGGTCATATCGCATGTGACGCGGCATCGAATTCTGAAATCGTCATTCCACTCGTCAAAGACGGACAAACGATCGGCGTCCTCGATATCGACAGCCCAGAATTCAACCGTTTCGATGAAGTCGACCAAGCTGGTTTAGAAGCATTCTGTACGACACTACTTCGTCATCTGTAA